Part of the Xanthomonas sp. SI genome is shown below.
ATGCGCAGGCGTTGGAGACCGCGCTGGACGCGTTGGCAGCCGCGGATCTGGCGCAGCAGGGCGTTGTGCTGGAGCGGCAACTGGATCGCTCGACGACCTTCAGCGTCGGCGAAGTGGACTGCGCCGGCATGACCATCGCCTACTACGGCACGCAATCAGCCACCGACGACGCTGCCGGCCGCGAGACCTACGGCGGCTCGCAGCTGTTCGTGATCCGCGGCACCCTGGACGCGCTGCTCGAACGCACGTTGCCGCCGCAGCAGCGTGAGGCGGTGTTGAAGGCGCGCCATTACGATCGTTGCATCGCCCAGGCCTATCCCGATTTCTACGCATCGCGCCGCAACTACGACGTGATCGAGGGCATCGCCCAGGACGGCACGCGCCTGTGCGGCGTGCTCGAGCAATCCTGGCGCATCGGCGGCGCCACGCCGGCGGAACTGGCCGCGGTCGATGCCTTCCAGCGCGACCCGGCGTTGCACGCGGTAATCGCGGCCACGGTCGAACGCTATGGCGCGCCGGCGCTGCCCGCGGACGCCGAGGTCTACTACATGGGCGAGGATCCGCGCGTGGGCCGCCTGACCAAATACCGTTATGTGAGCGCTGCGGACTGACGATGGAAACCAAGCTCTCCAGCATCGATATCGCGGTGGACGGCGACGCCTTGAGCGGTACCTTGCTGACGCCGACCAATGGCATGCCCGGCGTGCTGTTCGTGCATGGCTGGGGCGGCAACCAGCATCACAACCTGGTGCGTGCGCGCGAAGCGGTCGGCCTGGGCTGCGTGTGCCTGACCTTCGACCTGCGCGGCCACGAAGGCATGGCGTCGATGCGCGAGACGGTGACGCGCGCGCAGAATCTGGACGACATCAAGGCGGCCTACGACCGGCTGGTGGATTCGCCGCAGGTGGATCCGGAGTCGATCGCGGTGGTGGGCCTGAGCTACGGCGGCTACCTGGCCTCGCTGCTGACCCTGGAGCGGCCGGTGGAATGGCTGGCGCTGCGTTCGCCAGCGCTGTACAAGGATGCGCATTGGGACGGGCCGAAGGTGGCATTGAACCGCGATCCGGACTTGATGCCGTATCGGCATCGCGCCGTCGTGCCGGACGACAATATCGCGCTGGCCGCGTGCCAGCGCTTTCGCGGCGACGTGTTGCTGGTCGAGGCCGAGCAGGACGTGATCGTGCCCGGCCAGGTGCTCAAGAACTACGCCGCGGCCTTCTCGAATGCGCGTTCGCTGACCTCGCGGGTGATCAAGGGCGCCGACCACGCGCTGACCCGCAAGGAACATCAGCTCGAATACACCCGCTACCTGGTCGATTGGCTCACCGAGATGGTGGTCGGGCGCCGCGTGGCGCTGGCCAAGAACGTGGTCGAACGGCGCAAGCAGCAACTCAAGAGTACCCAGGGCGATGCGGCAACGTCGCCCGGGCAGGGCTCGAAAGAATTTCACGGCCGCATCGAGGCCAAGGAACGCACCTCCGACGCGCCGCCGTCGCGGTGAAGCGCTGGCGCGACGAAAAAGCTGTCGCGCTGCAGTCTGCAACGCGATAACCATCTCCGGCGCGCTCGCCGCTGCCGTCAGTGGCTGCGCCCGGATTGCTCCAAATGGTGCCAGGCATGGCGGACCAGCCAGCGCGCCTCGTCCCACGGCACCGACAGCGACGGCGCCAGGTGGTGATAGGACTCCTGCAGCACGCGGTACAGCTGCGCTTCGGTGGCGCGCGGATAGGCCAGGTAGACGTCGTAGCCCATCTTCAGCAGCGAGGCATAGTCGGAGAAACCGTGGTGACCGAGGCGGCCATCGGCATGCGCATGCCGCCAGTAGGCCATTTCGGCATCCAGATCGACGGCGCGACGAGCGTGGGCAGGACGAGCGAGAGCGGAAGCGGTCTGCATGGGTAGGACTCCTCTCGAAGCTACCCCCCTGTCGCTCCGATCCTAACGGATAGTTGCCGCGATTTGCGCCTGCAGCGCGATATCGCGCGCGAATCGCTGAACCGATAAGCGAGATGAGCGGGCAGACGCTCTGGAAGCGCTTGCAACGCCGTGCTGGATAGCGCGCCGGTTGCGAGGTCGCATGACGCGTTGTCGTCGTGCCGGCGACGATGCGTTATGCGACAGGATGCCATGCACGCGGCATATGCCTCCTCATGCGGCACATGCCGATCGCCATGGAGGCGACGGCACGCTCACCGATCCAAGGCATGCGGCGCCGCGGCTTCAGTCCCAGTCCGGCGCGATACCGGCCGGGTTCGCCAGCCGTTCGCCGCGGTCCAGTGTGGCGATCTGCGCCATGTCCTCCTTCTCCAGGCGCAGCGACTGCGCGAGCAGATTGCTGGCCAGGTTCTCGCGCTTGGTCGAGGACGGGATCACCGCATAGCCCTGCTGCAGCGCCCAGGCCAACGCCACCTGCGCCGGCGTGGCGGCATGGCGCGCGGCGATCGCGGCGATCGCCGGATCCTGCAGCACCTTGCCGTAGGCCAGGGTCATGTACGAGGTGACGTGGATGCCCTGTTGCTGCAGGTAGCCGATCAGCTTGCGATTCTGCAGATAGGGATGCACTTCGATCTGTTGCGTGGCGATCGCGTCGGCACCGAGGATCGCGATCGCCTGCTCGGTCAACGCGATGGTGAAGTTGGACAGGCCGATCTGCCGGGTCAGGCCTTGCCGCTTGGCGTCGGTCAGGGCGTGCAGATATTCGGCCATCGGCACCGCATCGCGCGGCGAGGGCCAATGCACCAGGGTCAGGTCCACGTAGTCGCTGCGCAGCTTGTCCAGGCTCTGCCGCAGGCTCGGCAGCAGCTTGTCGGTGGACAGGTTGTCGGTCCACACCTTGGTGGTGACGAACAGGTCCGCGCGCGGCACGCCGGAAGCGGCGATGGCCTGGCCGACCTCGGCTTCGTTGCCATAGATCTGCGCGGTGTCGACGGCGCGGTAGCCGAGTTCGAGCGCGTTGCGAACCGAGTCGACGACCACCTGATCCTTGAGCCGGAACGTACCCAGGCCGAAAGCGGGAATGCGCATGCGGTGACTCCTTGCGAGGAAGATAGGGAAGAAGATTGGATTTCAGTATGCGAGCGGCGCGGTCATGTCGGCGTCGCTGCGGCGCCCATCGCATCGGGCTGGCCGATCGGTGCGATGGCGCCTAGGGCGGCGTTCACAGGGCAGAGCAGGGATGGAAGCGGGACCATG
Proteins encoded:
- a CDS encoding alpha/beta fold hydrolase — its product is METKLSSIDIAVDGDALSGTLLTPTNGMPGVLFVHGWGGNQHHNLVRAREAVGLGCVCLTFDLRGHEGMASMRETVTRAQNLDDIKAAYDRLVDSPQVDPESIAVVGLSYGGYLASLLTLERPVEWLALRSPALYKDAHWDGPKVALNRDPDLMPYRHRAVVPDDNIALAACQRFRGDVLLVEAEQDVIVPGQVLKNYAAAFSNARSLTSRVIKGADHALTRKEHQLEYTRYLVDWLTEMVVGRRVALAKNVVERRKQQLKSTQGDAATSPGQGSKEFHGRIEAKERTSDAPPSR
- the dkgB gene encoding 2,5-didehydrogluconate reductase DkgB, with product MRIPAFGLGTFRLKDQVVVDSVRNALELGYRAVDTAQIYGNEAEVGQAIAASGVPRADLFVTTKVWTDNLSTDKLLPSLRQSLDKLRSDYVDLTLVHWPSPRDAVPMAEYLHALTDAKRQGLTRQIGLSNFTIALTEQAIAILGADAIATQQIEVHPYLQNRKLIGYLQQQGIHVTSYMTLAYGKVLQDPAIAAIAARHAATPAQVALAWALQQGYAVIPSSTKRENLASNLLAQSLRLEKEDMAQIATLDRGERLANPAGIAPDWD
- a CDS encoding DUF3182 family protein produces the protein MHPPGGHEVATHAWIAAEVARLMRLPLQDAGATQSGFHVPDDTLTAAQAQQLGVRAAADLLGGVVPHAFVATKAISHPLVDPGAAAPQGWNHALGGALAEATVPGYTAFAADDARVAYARLCGGGQVRLKLPHGIAGQGQLLLHDAQALETALDALAAADLAQQGVVLERQLDRSTTFSVGEVDCAGMTIAYYGTQSATDDAAGRETYGGSQLFVIRGTLDALLERTLPPQQREAVLKARHYDRCIAQAYPDFYASRRNYDVIEGIAQDGTRLCGVLEQSWRIGGATPAELAAVDAFQRDPALHAVIAATVERYGAPALPADAEVYYMGEDPRVGRLTKYRYVSAAD